From Cellulophaga lytica DSM 7489, a single genomic window includes:
- a CDS encoding YpdA family putative bacillithiol disulfide reductase has product MNLLDVVIIGGGPIGIACGLEAKKNGLSYLIIEKGCIVNSLYNYPAKMQFFSSSEKLEIDNIPFISNEAKPKKEEALEYYRRIVSSNDLNINLFEKVINVTKNTTTYTLETSKQTYNTTNVIIATGFYDIPNKLNIPGENLPKVSHYYNNPHFFSKQKLAVVGASNSSIDAALECWRKGAEVTLIIRGSEVGKRVKYWVRPDIINRIEEGSIKVIYSANITEIKERELVIKTANETIVLENDYVLALTGYRPNFEFLTKMGITLSNDDKKIPTHNTHTMETNLNNVFLAGVICGGMETHKWFIENSRIHAKKIISTILKKK; this is encoded by the coding sequence GTGAATTTATTAGATGTTGTAATTATTGGTGGCGGTCCAATTGGTATTGCCTGTGGGTTAGAAGCTAAAAAAAATGGGCTTTCTTATCTTATTATAGAAAAGGGATGTATTGTAAATTCACTTTACAATTATCCTGCTAAAATGCAATTTTTTTCATCATCAGAAAAACTAGAAATAGACAACATTCCTTTTATAAGTAATGAAGCCAAACCCAAAAAGGAGGAAGCTTTAGAATATTACAGAAGAATTGTGAGTAGTAACGACCTAAACATTAATTTGTTTGAAAAGGTAATTAATGTTACTAAAAATACCACAACATATACCTTAGAAACCAGTAAGCAAACTTACAACACTACAAACGTTATAATTGCTACTGGTTTTTATGATATACCAAACAAATTAAATATACCCGGAGAGAACTTACCAAAAGTAAGTCATTACTACAATAATCCTCATTTTTTTTCTAAACAAAAATTAGCGGTTGTAGGAGCAAGTAACTCATCTATAGATGCTGCATTAGAATGTTGGCGTAAAGGCGCAGAAGTTACTTTAATAATTAGAGGATCTGAAGTTGGTAAGCGTGTAAAATATTGGGTACGTCCAGACATTATTAACCGTATAGAGGAAGGTAGTATAAAAGTTATATACAGTGCTAATATTACAGAAATTAAAGAAAGAGAGCTTGTTATAAAAACAGCTAACGAAACTATAGTATTAGAAAACGATTATGTTTTAGCTTTAACAGGCTACAGACCTAATTTTGAATTTTTAACCAAAATGGGAATTACTTTATCTAATGATGATAAAAAAATTCCGACTCACAATACACACACAATGGAAACCAACTTAAACAATGTTTTTTTGGCAGGCGTAATTTGCGGAGGTATGGAAACACATAAATGGTTTATAGAAAATTCTAGAATTCACGCTAAAAAAATAATAAGTACTATCTTAAAAAAGAAATAA